The region CTCAATAGAGACAACGCATGCGTTGTCTCTACTATCCTAACCTCACCTTTCCTTCCGGATAGGCAGGTAGACCCGGAAGGTACTGCCCTGGCCGGGCTGGCTGCTGGCGGTAATGGCTCCGTTGTGCCGTTCAGCGATCTTGTAGCAAATGGCCAGTCCAATACCTGACCCGCTGTACTGACTTCGACCGTGCAGCCGCTGGAAAACCTGGAAGATGCGATCCAGATACTTCTCATCGAAGCCAATCCCATTGTCGCTTACCGAAATTTCAGCGAACCATGTTTCCATCGCCCGGTTCTTTTCCAGTTTGGCCGACATCAACTTCACCGATACGTCGGAGTGCTTAACCAGTCGGCTGCTCACGGTGATGTCGGGCGTTACACCCTTCGGGCAAAATTTGATAGCGTTGGATAACAAGTTCTGGAACAGCTGTCGCATTTGCAGCCGGTCGGCCATGAGAATTGGCAACTCGCCAAGGTGGATTTCGGCGTTACTCTGCTGGATGGTCATCCAGAGTTCATGTTCCTGTAGTTCTCCAATCAACCGGGTTAGGTTGACCGGCTCGAACGAGTCCTCCCGTGTGTCGACCTGCGAGTAGGCCAGCAGATCCTGAATAAGCAGACGCATCCGGTTGGCCGACGTGTTGATTCGCTTCACAATATCGGTAGCCGGTGCATCGAACTGCCCGGCATACTGGGTACTCAGAATGTCTGCAAACGATATTATTTTGCGAAGGGGCTCCTGCAAATCATGCGAGGAAACGAAGGCGAACGACTGTAGATTTTCGTTGGACCGTTTGAGTTCGAGGTTTGCCAGTTCCAGTTTCTGCCGGTATTCGCGCATAGGGGTGATATCCTGTACGGTAAGCAAAACACCATCGCCAAAACGGGCCAGGGAGAAATCATACCAACGGTCGTCCCAGGGAACTTCCAGACGGGCAGGGTTACCCGTTTCGATCACCTGCTTGCATTGCGCGAACAGGGGCGTATCCAGCGAGCCGGGAATGTACTTGGAGACGCGCCGAAACTGAACCTTATCGATTGGGTTTTTCATCAGTTTGGTAGCCATATGATTCAGCCTGACCATGCGCAGATCAACAATTTGGCCGGTCTCATCCCGGATACTCTCATTCAGTACAATGGCGGCAGGTGTCATATTCATGACCTGCTCAAGTAAGCTGGCGTACTGCTGCTGAGCCAGTTCGGCTTCTTTAAGCGCGGTCACATCGGTATACGTATAGAGCAGATAGCCGTCTACGCAATTAAACGAACCATCGAACCAGCCATTCATTTGATAAGCTTCGTACGGGAAGGTCAGTCGCTGTGCCTGCCCACTCTCAACAACCTCGACGTACCGACGGAACAAGTCCGAATCCTGCCATCCGGGAAACAGGCTGCTCACCAGCGCATCGGCCATCTCGGCCACCGTCCAGCCCGTTGTGCGGGCGTTGTACTCATTTGTCAGCACATACCGGAAGTCGACGATCGTACCCGATTCGTCGCGCTCAGGCTGGGCCAGCACCAGTCCGGCCTGGGAGTTGTCGATAACCTGCTGAAGTATGATGCTCTGCTGTACTTTCTCCCGTTCTGCCCGACGCAAGCTGGTTGTATTGAGGATATTCAGAACGAATCCATCCTCCCAGGGCTGCACCGAGAACTCAAACCAGCCATCAAGACCGCCATTACTAAAGTGCTGTTCAAATTGATCGGGCTGGCCACTTTCGACCACCCGTACATAGCGATCAAACACACCTGACGGCTTCAGGCTGGGCATATCTTCAAGCAGGGTAGCTTTAATTGGCTCGTTCGGTGCATGACGATGCAACTGGGAGGCCGTCGCATTCCGGAATATAGGCTGAAAGTCAACAATTGTACCCGCCGAATCGCGAATGGATTTGCAGGCCGAAATACCTATCTGCGACGTATTCTGAATGCTGTTCAGTAACTCGGCCTGTTGGCGGGCCTGCAACTCATCCTCTTTTTGCTTCGTGATATCGGTATACGAAACGACAATGCCATCGCCAAAGGGCGACCCCAGGCAAAGGCTCCAGTCGTCGAAACCATCATAGTGGTAGTTTACTTCGAACTTCTGTGACTGCCGGGTTTCGATAACCTCTACCCAGCGGTGAAACACGCCCGATTCAACCATTCCCGGGTAGACCTCCGTCAGGCGTTTACCCAGAAAAAAAGATTCGGGCTTGCCTGCCAACCGCAATCGCTCCTGATTGACCAGGGTATAGCGCAGGTCGATGATTTTGTCGTCGGCATCCCGCACGGCTTCCAGAACCGTGATGGACGTTAACGCCGTATCCAGAATGGTCTTGTACAACTCGGCCTGCTGCTGATACTTCTGCTCGGCCAGTCGGGTAGCTGTCAGGTCAAAACTCATGCTGATCACCCCATCGTTATGTCGGATGTATTTGGCATCGATCCAGATCTGGTCATCATCACCTTTGTAATAAAGCTCCTGCTGCTGAGTCTCGCCCGTTTCGACTACGGTCACCAAACGGTCGAA is a window of Spirosoma linguale DSM 74 DNA encoding:
- a CDS encoding PAS/PAC sensor signal transduction histidine kinase (PFAM: ATP-binding region ATPase domain protein; PAS fold-4 domain protein; histidine kinase A domain protein~SMART: ATP-binding region ATPase domain protein; histidine kinase A domain protein~KEGG: hch:HCH_04931 signal transduction histidine kinase) codes for the protein MIPVSAFANALPSPDLSSHLSSAVLYHAQRNADGKITDFSLVMLNSSTQEMWGYPQRELTGRSISQLFTVADRQFLLQQFSVVVERGRAVRFEMEYSRPGNQSVQVYDMLVTKLEDGVLVNYGEIVPPAQTERVPQQQTDLLRKLFHESPCSMQLLEPVRDAEGKIEDFICRMANQASLNQMRVVESQVVGKRMLPLFPSLLSSGVFDRLVTVVETGETQQQELYYKGDDDQIWIDAKYIRHNDGVISMSFDLTATRLAEQKYQQQAELYKTILDTALTSITVLEAVRDADDKIIDLRYTLVNQERLRLAGKPESFFLGKRLTEVYPGMVESGVFHRWVEVIETRQSQKFEVNYHYDGFDDWSLCLGSPFGDGIVVSYTDITKQKEDELQARQQAELLNSIQNTSQIGISACKSIRDSAGTIVDFQPIFRNATASQLHRHAPNEPIKATLLEDMPSLKPSGVFDRYVRVVESGQPDQFEQHFSNGGLDGWFEFSVQPWEDGFVLNILNTTSLRRAEREKVQQSIILQQVIDNSQAGLVLAQPERDESGTIVDFRYVLTNEYNARTTGWTVAEMADALVSSLFPGWQDSDLFRRYVEVVESGQAQRLTFPYEAYQMNGWFDGSFNCVDGYLLYTYTDVTALKEAELAQQQYASLLEQVMNMTPAAIVLNESIRDETGQIVDLRMVRLNHMATKLMKNPIDKVQFRRVSKYIPGSLDTPLFAQCKQVIETGNPARLEVPWDDRWYDFSLARFGDGVLLTVQDITPMREYRQKLELANLELKRSNENLQSFAFVSSHDLQEPLRKIISFADILSTQYAGQFDAPATDIVKRINTSANRMRLLIQDLLAYSQVDTREDSFEPVNLTRLIGELQEHELWMTIQQSNAEIHLGELPILMADRLQMRQLFQNLLSNAIKFCPKGVTPDITVSSRLVKHSDVSVKLMSAKLEKNRAMETWFAEISVSDNGIGFDEKYLDRIFQVFQRLHGRSQYSGSGIGLAICYKIAERHNGAITASSQPGQGSTFRVYLPIRKER